The Flavobacterium piscisymbiosum genome includes a region encoding these proteins:
- a CDS encoding carboxymuconolactone decarboxylase family protein, with amino-acid sequence MTRLTALSPEEVTGKTKDLFNAVQAKLGVVPNMMRTMGNSPAVLEGYLNLSGALSHGKLSSKTGELIALTVSESNSCEYCVAAHTFIGEKLLKTDAQVLHDARTGNSADAKTEAILQFAKTLISKNGLVNDQDVNAIKNAGVSDAELAETVAHVALNVLTNYFNNTANTEIDFPAVPDLALQN; translated from the coding sequence ATGACACGATTAACAGCATTAAGCCCAGAAGAAGTAACAGGAAAAACTAAAGATTTATTCAACGCTGTACAAGCTAAATTAGGAGTTGTTCCTAACATGATGAGAACAATGGGAAATTCTCCGGCAGTTCTTGAAGGATATTTAAATTTAAGCGGTGCATTGAGCCACGGAAAACTAAGCTCAAAAACCGGAGAACTAATTGCTCTAACAGTTTCAGAAAGCAATTCATGTGAGTATTGTGTAGCTGCCCACACTTTTATTGGCGAAAAATTATTAAAAACCGACGCACAAGTTTTACACGATGCAAGAACAGGAAATTCTGCTGATGCAAAAACGGAAGCGATACTACAATTTGCTAAAACATTAATTAGTAAAAATGGTTTAGTAAACGATCAGGATGTAAATGCAATTAAAAACGCAGGAGTTTCAGACGCTGAACTTGCAGAAACTGTAGCACATGTTGCACTGAATGTTTTAACCAACTATTTTAACAATACTGCAAACACAGAAATTGATTTTCCGGCAGTTCCGGACTTAGCATTACAAAACTAA
- the pdhA gene encoding pyruvate dehydrogenase (acetyl-transferring) E1 component subunit alpha, whose amino-acid sequence MKEVTKEVYLKWYEDMLLWRKFEDKLAALYIQQKVRGFLHLYNGQEAVLAGALHAMDLTKDKMITAYRNHVQPIGMGVDPRRVMAELLGKATGTSKGMGGSMHIFSKEHRFYGGHGIVGGQIPVGAGLAFADKYFETGGVTMTYFGDGAARQGSLHEAFNMAMLWKLPVVFIVENNGYAMGTSVERTANHTDIWKLGLGYEMPCGPVDGMNPVKVAEAMTEAIDRARRGDGPTFLEMKTYRYRGHSMSDAQLYRSKEEVEEYKKIDPITQVLDVIMDQKYATEEEIEVIDQRVKDLVEECVKFAEESPYPELQQLYDVVYAQEDYPFTPHKL is encoded by the coding sequence ATGAAAGAAGTTACAAAAGAAGTATATTTAAAGTGGTACGAAGACATGCTACTTTGGAGAAAGTTTGAAGACAAACTTGCAGCATTATACATTCAACAAAAAGTTAGAGGTTTTTTACACCTATATAATGGTCAGGAAGCTGTACTAGCAGGTGCCTTGCACGCTATGGACCTGACTAAAGATAAAATGATTACTGCTTACAGAAACCACGTACAGCCAATTGGTATGGGAGTTGATCCTAGACGAGTAATGGCTGAACTTTTAGGAAAAGCAACAGGAACTTCTAAAGGTATGGGAGGTTCTATGCACATTTTCTCTAAAGAGCACCGTTTTTACGGAGGACACGGAATCGTAGGTGGACAAATCCCGGTAGGAGCTGGTTTAGCTTTTGCTGATAAATATTTTGAAACTGGCGGAGTTACTATGACCTATTTTGGTGATGGTGCTGCAAGACAAGGTTCATTACACGAAGCTTTCAACATGGCTATGCTATGGAAATTGCCAGTTGTATTTATCGTTGAAAACAACGGTTATGCAATGGGAACTTCCGTTGAAAGAACTGCAAACCACACTGATATCTGGAAACTTGGTTTAGGATATGAAATGCCTTGCGGACCAGTTGACGGAATGAATCCTGTAAAAGTTGCTGAAGCAATGACAGAAGCTATCGACAGAGCTCGTCGTGGTGACGGACCAACTTTCCTTGAAATGAAAACATACCGTTACAGAGGACACTCTATGTCTGATGCACAATTGTACCGTTCTAAAGAAGAGGTTGAAGAATACAAAAAAATTGACCCTATTACTCAGGTTTTAGATGTAATTATGGATCAAAAGTATGCTACAGAAGAAGAAATTGAAGTAATTGACCAAAGAGTAAAAGATTTGGTTGAAGAATGTGTGAAATTCGCTGAAGAATCTCCATATCCTGAATTACAACAATTATACGATGTAGTATACGCACAAGAAGACTATCCATTCACACCTCATAAACTATAA
- a CDS encoding helix-turn-helix domain-containing protein encodes MSNQNVFTLINPQTGNLAFKLLPFDDNSHFDHLQRNNYFSLIWVTKGKGKVKADFAEHQFEENSLLAFSPYQPFMLCVSEPIEGIAIHFHPDFYCIHYHQKEVSCNGVLFNNVYQPPFTIITEEAASTFKMVLNQMKIEMQNSELAQYELLISYLKIFLITASRLKNIQLEEMKSVPDSKEPFILQNLKDAIELNFKIKHSAGHYAEMLNISAKALAKLSKNYFNKTLTDLIAERIIIEAKRELYMTNKTVKEIAYELGYDDEHYFSRFFKTNADVSPQLYRETVGFGKMAD; translated from the coding sequence ATGAGCAATCAAAATGTTTTTACTTTAATCAATCCGCAAACCGGGAACCTTGCTTTTAAACTGCTTCCGTTTGATGACAATAGCCATTTTGATCATTTGCAGCGCAATAATTATTTCTCCTTGATTTGGGTTACCAAAGGAAAAGGCAAAGTAAAAGCTGATTTTGCCGAGCATCAGTTTGAAGAAAACTCACTCCTCGCCTTTTCACCGTATCAGCCTTTTATGCTTTGCGTAAGCGAACCTATCGAAGGAATTGCAATTCATTTTCATCCTGATTTTTACTGCATTCATTACCATCAGAAAGAAGTTTCGTGCAATGGTGTTTTATTCAACAATGTCTATCAGCCCCCTTTTACCATAATTACAGAAGAAGCGGCTTCGACTTTTAAAATGGTTTTGAATCAGATGAAAATTGAAATGCAAAATTCAGAACTGGCACAATATGAACTACTCATTTCGTATTTAAAGATATTTTTGATTACGGCTTCGAGACTCAAAAACATACAACTCGAAGAGATGAAATCGGTTCCGGATTCTAAAGAACCTTTTATTCTCCAAAATTTGAAAGATGCTATTGAACTGAATTTCAAGATCAAACATTCTGCAGGACATTATGCAGAAATGCTGAATATTTCGGCGAAAGCCTTAGCCAAATTATCTAAAAATTATTTCAATAAAACTCTGACCGATCTAATTGCCGAAAGAATTATAATCGAAGCGAAAAGAGAATTGTACATGACCAACAAAACGGTAAAAGAAATCGCTTATGAATTGGGTTATGACGACGAACATTATTTTAGCCGATTCTTTAAAACCAATGCCGATGTTTCGCCACAATTGTACCGCGAAACTGTAGGTTTTGGAAAAATGGCAGACTAA
- a CDS encoding hydrolase/aminopeptidase, producing the protein MKKLILATLFLTVIACQKKEQTEKATVVTDEHSYAKPELAVVKHLDLDIKVDFDTQTISGKASWLIDNISKGNEIIFDENTLNIRKVTLGDDEKETKFELGKDVEFHGKPLHVTIEPNTTKVNIYYSTTKEAVALQWLKPEQTADKKKPFLFSQGESVWSRTWIPCQDSPGVRFTYNAKVTVPKDLLAVMSAVNPQKKNDTGVYTFKQDKAIPSYLMAIAVGDIEFQSIDNRTGVYAEPSMLKKSAWEFAELGKMVVAAEKLYGPYRWGRYDVLVLPPSFPYGGMENPNLTFLTPGVIAGDRSLTSLLAHELGHSWSGNLVTNATWDDIWLNEGFTTYVEHRIGEAIFGKKEFEMQNVITRKELVDNVAEYGETSPDTRLKVSLTGRNPDDGISMIPYVKGYAFLRVIENTVGREKFDVFIKNYFDAHAFKSITTEDFIKYYNENLIKGDKTLADKIKAEDWIYKPGIPSNITPVSSADFDAIDKIQKSWRETGLKGLSQKITTTSEKQYFIDHLPTDITPKEMEAIDAEFNFTKGGNFIIKRQWFVQAIIHQYKAANPAIEQFLVSISRTGSVMMLYKEMVKTPEGKAWAKQVFDKAKSGYHATTIQAIEGVLK; encoded by the coding sequence ATGAAAAAACTAATCCTTGCCACTTTATTCCTGACCGTAATTGCGTGTCAGAAAAAGGAACAAACAGAAAAAGCAACTGTTGTTACAGATGAACACAGTTATGCTAAACCAGAACTTGCTGTTGTAAAACATTTAGATCTCGACATAAAAGTTGATTTTGACACTCAGACCATCTCAGGAAAAGCATCATGGTTAATTGATAATATAAGCAAAGGAAATGAAATTATCTTTGACGAAAACACACTTAACATTAGAAAAGTAACTTTAGGCGATGACGAAAAAGAAACTAAATTCGAATTAGGAAAAGACGTGGAATTTCACGGAAAACCTCTTCATGTTACGATTGAACCCAATACAACTAAAGTAAATATTTACTACAGCACAACTAAAGAAGCTGTTGCCTTACAATGGCTTAAACCAGAACAAACAGCAGACAAAAAGAAACCTTTCCTTTTTTCTCAGGGAGAAAGCGTATGGTCACGTACCTGGATTCCTTGTCAGGATTCACCTGGAGTTCGTTTTACTTATAATGCAAAAGTTACCGTTCCTAAAGATTTACTAGCCGTAATGAGCGCCGTAAATCCTCAGAAGAAAAATGATACCGGAGTTTATACCTTTAAACAAGACAAAGCAATTCCTTCTTATTTAATGGCGATTGCTGTTGGAGATATCGAATTTCAATCTATCGACAACAGAACCGGAGTTTATGCAGAACCATCGATGCTAAAAAAATCGGCTTGGGAATTTGCCGAACTTGGAAAAATGGTTGTAGCTGCCGAAAAACTTTACGGACCTTACCGTTGGGGACGTTACGATGTCTTGGTTTTACCTCCAAGTTTTCCTTACGGAGGAATGGAAAATCCAAACCTAACCTTTTTAACTCCGGGAGTAATCGCAGGAGATCGTTCTTTAACTAGTTTATTAGCCCACGAATTAGGGCACAGCTGGAGCGGAAATCTGGTTACAAACGCTACGTGGGATGATATTTGGTTAAACGAAGGTTTCACTACTTATGTAGAACACCGTATTGGCGAAGCCATTTTTGGAAAGAAAGAATTTGAAATGCAAAATGTTATTACCCGCAAAGAATTAGTTGATAATGTAGCAGAATATGGGGAGACAAGCCCTGATACAAGATTAAAAGTAAGTCTTACAGGAAGAAATCCTGACGACGGAATCAGTATGATTCCTTATGTAAAAGGTTATGCTTTTTTAAGAGTAATCGAAAACACTGTTGGACGTGAGAAATTTGACGTATTTATTAAAAATTATTTCGACGCACACGCTTTCAAATCGATTACAACAGAAGATTTTATTAAATACTACAATGAAAATCTTATAAAGGGAGACAAAACACTGGCAGATAAAATAAAAGCAGAAGATTGGATTTACAAACCTGGAATTCCATCCAATATTACTCCGGTAAGCTCTGCTGATTTCGATGCTATAGATAAAATTCAAAAAAGCTGGAGAGAAACCGGACTTAAAGGATTAAGTCAAAAAATTACAACAACCAGCGAAAAACAGTATTTTATAGACCATCTTCCAACGGATATTACACCAAAAGAAATGGAAGCGATCGATGCGGAATTCAATTTTACAAAAGGTGGTAATTTCATCATCAAGCGTCAATGGTTTGTTCAGGCAATAATTCACCAATACAAAGCAGCGAATCCTGCGATTGAGCAATTTCTAGTTTCAATAAGCAGAACAGGATCTGTAATGATGCTTTATAAAGAAATGGTTAAAACCCCTGAAGGAAAAGCTTGGGCAAAACAAGTTTTTGACAAAGCAAAATCTGGTTATCACGCTACAACGATTCAGGCTATTGAAGGCGTTTTGAAATAG
- the cdd gene encoding cytidine deaminase: protein MKEISITSSFTVYNSLEELSKDIQDLMSEAVEVRKKAYAPYSQFRVGAALLLDNGKIVLGSNQENAAYPSGLCAERVAIFYAGSAYPDAKILKIAITAASDTNQTTAPIPPCGSCRQSIAEYEIRQDTPIEIYFMGEIGEVYKSASLKNLLPFMFDKKFL, encoded by the coding sequence ATGAAAGAAATAAGCATAACATCATCTTTTACCGTTTACAATTCTCTGGAAGAACTTTCAAAAGACATACAGGACTTAATGAGCGAGGCTGTTGAAGTTCGAAAAAAAGCATATGCCCCCTATTCTCAATTTAGAGTTGGAGCAGCATTATTATTAGATAACGGAAAAATAGTTTTAGGTTCTAATCAGGAAAATGCAGCTTATCCATCGGGATTATGCGCAGAAAGAGTTGCCATTTTTTACGCAGGAAGCGCTTATCCTGATGCTAAAATCCTAAAAATAGCGATTACAGCAGCTTCAGATACGAATCAGACTACAGCACCAATTCCGCCGTGTGGTTCTTGCCGCCAATCTATTGCCGAATACGAAATTAGGCAAGACACACCTATAGAAATCTATTTTATGGGCGAAATTGGCGAAGTTTACAAATCTGCATCCCTTAAAAATTTGCTTCCTTTTATGTTTGATAAAAAGTTCTTGTAA
- the porV gene encoding type IX secretion system outer membrane channel protein PorV, giving the protein MKKISLLLICSFILFKAQAQENRPITTGVPFLLVAADARAAGLADQGVATSADAFSQQWNPAKYAFSIDKQGFSISYTPYLTDLANDISLGQVTYYNKINERSAFAGSLRYFGFGDIELRTTGDPSEAARIVSPNEFALDGSYSLKLSETFSMAVAARFINSNLKIASEDVDASAASTFAVDIAGFYQSEEIAYSDFNGRWRAGFNMQNLGQKISYDNDDLSSNFLPANLRVGGGFDFILDDYNKVGLSVEFTKLLVPTPPGPGTPVDLNGDGDYNDPGEISQEQANATNYKNYNDIGWVSGIFKSFGDAPGGFSEELKEITYSVAGEYTYQDAFSMRAGYYHQSPQKGGVQFFSLGAGFKYNVVKLDVSYLFSASKIKNPLENTLRFSLTFNFGDKYEVY; this is encoded by the coding sequence ATGAAAAAAATATCACTACTCTTAATTTGTTCTTTTATTCTTTTTAAAGCACAGGCCCAGGAAAATCGTCCTATTACAACAGGTGTTCCTTTTTTATTAGTTGCAGCAGATGCCAGAGCAGCCGGTTTGGCGGATCAGGGTGTAGCCACATCAGCAGATGCGTTCTCCCAACAATGGAATCCTGCAAAATATGCTTTCTCAATAGATAAGCAAGGTTTTTCTATTAGTTACACTCCTTATTTAACAGACTTAGCCAATGACATTTCATTAGGCCAGGTAACGTACTACAACAAAATCAACGAACGAAGTGCCTTTGCAGGAAGTCTTCGCTATTTTGGTTTTGGAGATATTGAGTTAAGAACAACCGGAGATCCAAGTGAAGCTGCCAGAATAGTATCACCAAACGAATTCGCCTTAGACGGATCTTATTCATTGAAATTAAGCGAAACATTCTCGATGGCAGTTGCAGCAAGATTCATCAATTCAAATCTAAAAATTGCCTCAGAAGATGTAGATGCTTCTGCAGCCAGTACTTTTGCAGTTGATATCGCGGGGTTCTACCAATCTGAAGAAATTGCTTATTCTGACTTTAACGGACGATGGAGAGCAGGTTTCAACATGCAAAACCTTGGCCAGAAAATAAGCTACGACAATGATGACTTAAGCTCAAACTTTTTACCGGCAAATTTAAGAGTTGGTGGTGGTTTTGATTTTATTCTGGACGACTATAATAAAGTTGGACTGAGTGTCGAATTTACCAAACTTTTAGTACCCACTCCTCCAGGACCAGGAACTCCGGTAGATTTAAACGGAGATGGAGATTATAATGATCCGGGAGAAATTTCTCAGGAACAGGCAAATGCTACCAATTACAAGAACTATAATGACATAGGTTGGGTTTCGGGAATTTTTAAATCATTTGGAGATGCTCCGGGTGGTTTTAGCGAAGAACTAAAAGAGATCACTTATAGTGTTGCAGGAGAATATACGTATCAGGATGCTTTTTCGATGAGAGCAGGATATTATCACCAAAGCCCGCAAAAAGGAGGCGTTCAGTTTTTCTCTTTAGGAGCAGGTTTCAAATATAATGTAGTAAAACTTGACGTTTCTTACTTATTTTCGGCATCTAAAATCAAAAATCCTTTAGAAAATACACTTCGCTTTTCTTTAACCTTTAACTTTGGCGACAAATACGAAGTTTATTAA
- a CDS encoding dihydrolipoamide acetyltransferase family protein has product MAIKVTMPRLSDTMTEGTVATWLKKVGDKISEGDILAEIETDKATMEFESFNEGTLLHIGIQAGETAPVDSLLAIIGNEGEDISALLAGGDAPAAAEAPKAEAAPAAEAKTETAAPAAKAATELPKGVIVVTMPRLSDTMTEGTVATWLKKVGDAVAEGDILAEIETDKATMEFESFNEGTLLYIGIQEGNTAPVDSLLAIIGPAGTDISGIADNYTAGGAATASAPATEEKAAPAAEKATEAVAETSNGGRILASPLAKKIASDKGIQLTQVKGSGENGRIVKSDIENFTPAAQAQPAATATTAAPKADAAPAAPKVFVPAGEVFTEEIKNSQMRKIIAKRLAESLFTAPHYNLVIEVSMDDAMASRATINTVPDTKVSFNDMVIKACALALKKHPKINSQWKEDAIIINHHVNIGVAVAVEDGLVVPVLKFTDAMSLSQIGASVRDLAGRAKNKKLGPQEMEGSTFTVSNLGMFGITEFNSIINQPNSAILSVGAIVEKPVVKNGQIVVGNTMMLSLACDHRTIDGATGAQFLQTLKQYIESPVTMLA; this is encoded by the coding sequence ATGGCCATAAAAGTAACAATGCCTCGTTTGAGCGATACTATGACGGAAGGAACGGTAGCGACTTGGTTAAAAAAAGTAGGCGACAAAATTAGCGAAGGTGATATCCTTGCTGAAATTGAAACAGATAAAGCAACAATGGAATTTGAGTCTTTCAATGAAGGAACTCTTTTACATATCGGAATTCAGGCTGGAGAAACTGCTCCTGTTGATTCATTATTAGCAATCATTGGTAACGAAGGAGAAGATATTTCTGCTCTTTTAGCCGGTGGTGATGCACCTGCTGCTGCAGAAGCACCAAAAGCTGAAGCCGCTCCTGCTGCTGAAGCAAAAACAGAAACTGCTGCTCCTGCTGCAAAAGCTGCAACTGAATTACCAAAAGGTGTTATAGTTGTAACTATGCCACGTTTGAGTGATACAATGACTGAAGGAACTGTAGCAACCTGGTTGAAAAAAGTAGGTGATGCTGTTGCTGAAGGCGATATCCTTGCTGAAATTGAAACTGACAAAGCTACAATGGAGTTTGAGTCTTTCAATGAAGGAACATTATTATACATTGGTATTCAGGAAGGAAATACCGCACCTGTTGATAGTTTACTAGCTATTATAGGACCTGCAGGAACTGATATTTCTGGAATTGCTGACAATTATACTGCCGGAGGCGCTGCAACTGCAAGTGCTCCTGCAACTGAAGAAAAAGCTGCTCCTGCTGCTGAAAAAGCAACTGAAGCTGTAGCTGAAACTTCAAACGGAGGAAGAATTTTAGCTTCGCCATTAGCGAAGAAAATCGCTTCTGACAAAGGAATCCAACTAACTCAGGTTAAAGGTTCAGGAGAAAACGGACGTATCGTAAAAAGCGATATCGAAAACTTTACTCCAGCTGCACAAGCACAACCAGCTGCAACAGCAACTACTGCTGCACCAAAAGCTGACGCTGCTCCTGCTGCACCAAAAGTATTTGTTCCTGCCGGAGAAGTTTTCACCGAAGAGATCAAAAACTCTCAAATGCGTAAAATTATCGCAAAACGTCTTGCTGAATCATTATTTACCGCACCTCACTACAACTTAGTGATCGAAGTAAGCATGGATGACGCAATGGCTTCAAGAGCGACAATCAATACTGTTCCGGATACAAAAGTATCTTTCAACGATATGGTAATTAAAGCTTGTGCTTTAGCATTGAAAAAACATCCAAAAATTAACTCTCAATGGAAAGAAGATGCTATCATCATCAACCACCACGTTAATATTGGTGTTGCCGTAGCTGTTGAAGACGGATTAGTAGTTCCTGTATTGAAATTTACAGATGCTATGAGTTTATCTCAAATTGGAGCTTCAGTAAGAGATCTTGCAGGAAGAGCTAAAAACAAAAAACTTGGACCACAAGAAATGGAAGGAAGTACTTTTACAGTATCTAACCTTGGAATGTTTGGTATTACTGAATTCAATTCAATTATCAACCAGCCAAACTCTGCTATCCTTTCTGTAGGTGCAATTGTTGAGAAACCAGTAGTTAAAAACGGTCAGATTGTAGTAGGAAACACAATGATGTTATCATTAGCGTGTGACCACAGAACAATTGACGGTGCAACTGGCGCTCAGTTCTTACAAACATTAAAACAATACATCGAAAGCCCGGTTACAATGTTGGCATAA
- a CDS encoding glycosyltransferase family 4 protein, with translation MNQIKKLLIIGFVWPEPNSSAAGGRMMQLISIFKQNGFEITFASPALDSDFMVDLSESGVKKVSIELNNSSFDDFIIELNPDVVLFDRFMIEEQFGWRVSENCPKAIRLLDTEDLHCLRTARQKAFKENRVFELHDLLSEEVAKREIASILRCDLSFIISEFEMKILKDVFKIDSGLLYYLPFLVYEMSEFDLLKLPLFEERRNFVFIGNFLHEPNWNTVQYLKETIWPLIKKQFPEAVLEVYGAYPSQKVLQLHQPKNGFFIMGRAADANEIVKNAKVVLAPIRFGAGLKGKLLEAMQCGTPSVTTTIGSEAMHANLSWNGFVTDDTELFAKKAIELYHDEKLWKQAQKNGVAIVNECYQLSKYSTALIAAINSLLNDSESHRLQNFMGSLLQHHTLKSTKYMAKWIEAKNKN, from the coding sequence ATGAATCAGATAAAAAAACTTTTAATCATTGGCTTTGTTTGGCCTGAACCAAATTCGTCTGCAGCGGGTGGTAGAATGATGCAATTGATTTCTATTTTTAAGCAAAACGGATTTGAGATTACATTTGCAAGCCCGGCTTTAGACAGCGATTTTATGGTCGATTTATCTGAATCTGGCGTAAAAAAAGTGTCAATTGAACTGAATAATTCCAGTTTTGATGATTTCATTATCGAATTAAATCCTGATGTTGTTTTGTTTGATCGTTTTATGATCGAAGAACAATTTGGATGGCGGGTATCTGAAAATTGCCCAAAAGCGATTCGTTTATTAGATACCGAAGATTTGCATTGTTTAAGAACGGCAAGGCAAAAAGCGTTTAAAGAAAATAGAGTTTTTGAACTTCATGATTTATTGTCTGAAGAAGTGGCAAAGCGAGAAATTGCCAGTATTTTAAGATGTGATTTATCTTTTATTATTTCTGAATTTGAAATGAAAATCTTAAAAGATGTTTTTAAAATCGATTCAGGTTTATTGTATTATTTACCGTTTTTGGTTTATGAAATGTCTGAATTTGATTTGTTGAAATTGCCTTTGTTTGAAGAACGTAGAAATTTTGTTTTCATTGGAAATTTTCTGCATGAGCCCAATTGGAATACCGTTCAGTATTTAAAAGAAACCATTTGGCCTTTAATCAAAAAACAATTTCCAGAAGCTGTTTTAGAGGTTTATGGTGCGTATCCTTCGCAAAAAGTGTTGCAATTGCATCAGCCTAAAAATGGTTTTTTTATTATGGGAAGAGCTGCGGATGCTAATGAAATCGTTAAAAATGCGAAAGTTGTTCTGGCGCCAATTCGATTTGGAGCCGGATTAAAAGGGAAATTATTGGAAGCTATGCAATGCGGAACGCCAAGTGTAACTACAACAATTGGTTCTGAAGCGATGCATGCCAATTTATCATGGAATGGCTTTGTTACAGATGATACTGAATTGTTCGCAAAAAAGGCGATTGAATTGTATCACGACGAAAAACTTTGGAAACAAGCTCAAAAAAATGGAGTTGCTATCGTCAACGAATGCTATCAATTGAGTAAATATTCTACGGCATTAATAGCAGCGATCAATTCATTGCTGAATGATTCTGAAAGTCATCGCCTGCAAAATTTTATGGGAAGTTTGTTGCAGCATCACACCTTAAAAAGTACCAAATATATGGCAAAATGGATCGAGGCCAAGAATAAAAATTAG